From the Perca flavescens isolate YP-PL-M2 chromosome 21, PFLA_1.0, whole genome shotgun sequence genome, one window contains:
- the LOC114547633 gene encoding myosin phosphatase Rho-interacting protein isoform X3, whose protein sequence is MSFKDNPCRKFQANIFNKSKCQNCFKPRESHLLNDEDLNQAKPIYGGWLLLAPEGTNFDNPLHRSRKWQRRFFILYEHGLLRYALDEMPSTLPQGTINMNQCSDVIDGESRTGQKNSLCILTPEKEHFIRAECKEIINGWQEALTVYPRTNKQNQKKKRKVDAPTQQEPGPAKVTVTSSGGSIPCLPSSIASAERVPLSRATLWQEESRWSRATIPCSRSASCLSQLSQSQPDSNISTQDDGGTISTGRKVRVESGYFSLEKTKSEPSPQSPQHSQPPQPPQHLPLSSSASSSSLGALSPRYNSESESQPSPYQPSQDSLPSPGALVSPSYSTISSSQSSLDSEPSGTTPTWEGRSGGGGSTGSVSGGDGRLGRSGREYTALSDVPRARRLSYREAFRSEKKRQELRARTRSPGREEVARLFGQQRRRSQVIGRFEEGQPVERMDTSSSHEPSANTMLIQRQGRSERRYLANKHEMSLDAGKDRSVPDVSSTTFANLRRAKSLDRRVTESQMTPDLLNFKKGWMTKLYEDGMWKKHWFVLTDQSLRYYKDSIAEEASELDGEIDLSTCHDVKEFPVQRNYGFQILCKEGVCTLSAMTSGIRRNWIQAIMKNVRPTIAPDVTRSFPEEKTKAHVMLEPCLQATSEPSSSPVTPKSDVHRQLACNNASAPPSEPLKSRVRERRREGRSKTFDWSEFKMEQTEKPAKERADSVDLSSSFSTTSSYCSPSSSPSSIASSPVSTSSIQTSSVSGARPLSMTVEAEKESVMRSEGVPLHSTTSATHMPNTVTVTMISTLNTTSPVQPSIPECQEQGKMEVDHTMAMCPASEDKKDSRTSGVREEIEQRWHQVETTPLREEKQVPINTASGNSGNSDRLPAHELAALLDKELGQKQQELDRLQKQNNVLKEQLEDALGREQSARAGYVLQSATPSSSMVPWQRLHKLNEDLQGELETQKRKQDLAQQQIRTLKRSYTEAQHAVDHHESGIQALQAKLASAMAEILASEQAVARMRNELKLEQERSKEQEEEYGRGEATLRAQLKDSEERLREVEASLLERSQALRHLERQQALQRDHTREIQRLQEMLQEVTARQSATEKGQALKEERLRKEQHSMQESHERERQNLCRRLAEAETAQKEMENQLLKAKQQVEALLRGRQASGGTECREEILKLQEELAQKTDTVESLRESVRRLEEEKSHLTCRCQELLNQIAEADREVNKLRNRLETEEADYYTLEHSYERATQEFEKMSQFLREKEEEIRQTKEMYERLVERKEEDLKEALVKMAALGNSLEETEQKLQAKEELLCQMSQSILDKAEPCSAEKDLQAKLVVAEDRIAELEQHLNALQLGYADLRMERQQIPDQSKKTRLKTSASLSANAELLLSFDNTSNTEKYPDDKESQAKRPRIRFSSIHCQKYINLEGLDTSHVSTAFADTRQTVNQDIDEEIHLSEGNLSSDIPFSHSSDPEKFISIVHALETKLLATEDKLRHLTQNLEEQRSIQAEDMSKIDLTMTETKPNANKDFSCGSGIQSSSANKHYAKALVCVENSREKVRTILSGSHDTTGSQLHSLSEIENDLFNASLYIRQGQKTLEEQSPVVHQNQVPETLDKEALHLFAKTLSFEAIVLNKMALLIQTSKSDLLQSLAEIWEDMENIKVGDKDCLAIVYADVLTRKLMLESAFWKELEKAETDVAKSKEGSVSADVDVDTTVIFNTFIKAELAYSIQNLKLCYEEKFQILKRELTDAHDNLHQREMALKAIIEASKRPDLKNVIKEVKNNFGFSKQKLADIHPPELAPYMEQIEMEEARGLAEEIVDRHLAGEMPSCGVDSIESLQNAHDNLANELQRQALILHKYAQEIESGGNHPGLAKMIHALLGHQTSHHFTSTSLCMREALIQAQVAYVACRLRAMHEQDLGWCKQTGQNMDDLVQQHARNVSAIQEKYEASLQDEHLNFTQTVSTLQKENHTLKSEISKRVNQLSQQQEQLALLEEHFQRETEELKQRHKQELSQAEKGRVSTDLALMETTADSQRKLEVLLVDMDTMEERHEGHVRKLEEQFEQRICELQHIHKQEIEKLHSEYMENIQCIQKHQQDEKGPGVSDSPPCDEVATPMEEEEQGKGEDAQIMSEVDSMVVLKDRIQELEAQMSTMKDELESKHLEGDVASLREKYQRDFESLKATCERGFAAMEDTHQKLIHDLQRQHQREISKLMEERERLLAEETAATIAAIEAMKNAHKEELEKTHRSQLSGLNSDIDELRLQYEEELQSIHRELEVLSEQYSQKCLENAHLAQALEAERQALRQCQRENQELNAHNQELNNRLTTEITRMRSCFSGETALSPLTQGKDVYELEVLLRIKESEIQYLKQEIHSLKDELQSALRDKKYATDKYKDIYTELSIVKAKADCDICKLKEKLLIATEALGERIVDGTVTSGYDIMKSKSNPDFLKKERSTTSKQSRGIRSKVSVKFNKTFFFPNYRHFVSNSNME, encoded by the exons CCCAGCACTCTACCCCAGGGTACAATCAACATGAACCAGTGCTCCGACGTCATCGATGGAGAGTCCAGGACAGGTCAGAAGAACTCGCTGTGCATCCTGACACCTGAGAAAGAGCACTTCATACGGGCTGAGTGTAAAGAAATTATCAATGG GTGGCAGGAGGCTCTGACTGTATACCCCAGGACCAACAAGCAGAACCAGAAGAAAAAACGCAAGGTTGATGCACCCACTCAGCAG GAGCCTGGTCCTGCCAAGGTGACGGTGACCAGCAGCGGAGGAAGCATCCCTTGCCTTCCCAGCAGCATTGCCAGTGCTGAGCGAGTCCCATTGAGCCGTGCCACTCTGTGGCAGGAGGAGAGCCGCTGGAGCAGGGCCACCATCCCCTGCAGCCGCAGTGCCTCCTGCCTGAGCCAGCTGAGCCAGAGCCAGCCAGACTCCAATATCTCTACTCAAGATG ATGGCGGCACCATTAGCACCGGACGCAAGGTACGAGTGGAGAGTGGTTACTTTTCGCTGGAGAAGACTAAGTCAGAGCCTTCTCCACAGTCTCCACAGCACTCTCAGCCACCCCAGCCACCCCAGCATCTGCCCCTGTCCTCTTCAGCATCCTCTTCCTCTTTAGGAGCTCTCAGTCCCAGGTACAACTCTGAGTCTGAATCCCAACCTTCCCCTTATCAACCCTCCCAAGATTCTCTCCCTTCTCCAGGTGCGCTTGTCTCTCCCAGCTACTCCACCATCAGCTCCTCCCAGAGCTCGCTGGACTCCGAACCCAGTGGGACTACACCCACCTGGGAGGGACGCAGTGGTGGTGGAGGAAGCACCGGTAGTGTCAGTGGTGGAGACGGCAGACTGGGCCGGTCTGGCAGGGAGTATACTGCGCTGTCCGATGTGCCAAGGGCGCGCAGACTGAGTTACCGTGAAGCCTTCCGCTCAGAAAAAAAGCGGCAAGAGCTGAGGGCACGGACACGGAGTCCTGGCAGAGAGGAGGTGGCTCGGCTGTTCGGACAGCAGCGCAG GCGTTCTCAAGTCATTGGCCGATTTGAGGAGGGTCAGCCTGTAGAGCGCATGGACACAAGCAGCTCCCATGAACCCTCCGCTAACACCATGCTAATCCAGAGACAAGGCCGCAGTGAGAGGCGCTATCTGGCTAACAAACAT gaGATGTCACTGGATGCAGGAAAAGATCGTTCAGTCCCTGATGTGTCCAGCACCACCTTTGCTAATTTAAGAAGAGCCAAGTCACTGGACCGCAGAGTCACAGAGTCCCAAATGACT CCAGATCTGCTGAACTTCAAAAAAGGATGGATGACAAAGCTGTACGAAGACGGAATG TGGAAGAAACACTGGTTTGTCCTGACAGATCAGAGTTTGAGGTACTACAAGGACTCAATAGCCGAGGAG GCTTCAGAACTGGATGGGGAGATTGACCTCTCCACATGTCATGATGTCAAAGAGTTCCCGGTCCAGAGGAATTATGGCTTCCAAATCCTG TGTAAAGAGGGAGTGTGCACCCTGTCAGCCATGACCTCTGGAATCCGTCGCAACTGGATTCAGGCCATTATGAAGAATGTGCGACCAACTATTGCCCCCGATGTCACCCG ATCCTTCCCCGAGGAGAAGACAAAGGCCCACGTGATGTTGGAGCCGTGTCTACAGGCCACCTCTGAGCCAAGCTCCAGTCCTGTGACTCCCAAGTCTGATGTCCACAGACAGCTAGCTTGCAACAATGCCTCTGCCCCTCCCTCTGAGCCCCTTAAAAGCCGAGTTCGTGAGCGCAGACGAGAGGGCCGCTCCAAGACTTTTGACTGGTCTGAGTTCAAAATGGAACAGACCGAAAAGCCTGCGAAGGAACGAGCAGACTCGGTCGACCTCAGCTCATCATTCTCCACAACGTCCTCATAttgctctccctcctcttcccctTCCTCTATAGCGTCCTCTCCTGTctctacctcctccatccaAACCTCGTCTGTGTCAGGTGCTCGGCCACTTTCTATGACTGTAGAAGCAGAAAAGGAGAGTGTTATGAGGAGTGAGGGTGTCCCTCTACATAGCACAACCAGTGCAACCCACATGCCAAATACTGTCACTGTTACCATGATTTCCACACTAAACACTACATCACCGGTACAGCCGTCGATACCTGAATGTCAAGAGCAAGGAAAGATGGAAGTAGACCACACTATGGCCATGTGTCCTGCCAGTGAAGATAAGAAAGACAGCAGAACTTCAGGTGTCCGAGAAGAGATTGAGCAACGATGGCATCAGGTGGAGACAACACCGTTAAGAGAAGAGAAGCAAGTGCCCATCAACACAGCTTCAGGAAACTCTGGTAACTCTGACAGATTGCCTGCACATGAGCTTGCTGCACTGCTAGACAAAGAG TTGGGACAGAAGCAGCAAGAGCTGGACCGACTACAGAAGCAAAACAACGTTTTAAAAGAGCAGTTGGAAGATGCTCTAGGGAGAGAACAAAGTGCCAGAGCCGGCTATGTGCTACAG AGTGCAACACCCTCTTCCTCCATGGTACCATGGCAACGCCTGCACAAGCTTAATGAAGATTTGCAGGGCGAGTTGGAGACCCAAAAGCGCAAGCAGGACCTTGCTCAGCAGCAGATTCGGACACTAAAGAGAAGCTACACAGAAGCCCAGCATGCTGTAGACCACCATGAGTCTGGTATTCAGGCTCTGCAGGCTAAACTAGCATCTGCAATGGCTGAAATCTTGGCCAGTGAACAGGCTGTGGCCAGAATGCGCAATGAGCTCAAGCTTGAGCAGGAGCGTTCAAAAGAACAAGAAGAGGAATATGGCCGTGGTGAGGCCACCCTACGGGCCCAGCTTAAGGACAGTGAAGAAAGACTCCGTGAAGTAGAAGCCAGCCTCTTGGAGAGAAGCCAGGCCCTTAGGCACCTGGAGCGCCAGCAGGCCCTGCAACGAGACCACACGAGAGAGATACAGAGGCTGCAGGAGATGCTGCAAGAGGTGACCGCTCGGCAAAGTGCTACTGAAAAGGGTCAGGCACTGAAAGAGGAGCGCCTGAGGAAGGAGCAGCATAGCATGCAAGAGAGTCAtgagagggaaagacagaatctgTGTAGAAGATTAGCTGAGGCTGAAACTGcacagaaagagatggagaaccAACTGTTGAAGGCTAAGCAGCAGGTGGAGGCCCTGTTAAGAGGGAGGCAGGCCTCTGGAGGAACGGAATGCAGGGAGGAAATATTGAAGTTGCAAGAGGAGCTGGCCCAGAAGACCGACACGGTAGAGTCACTAAGGGAGAGTGTGCGTAGGCTAGAAGAAGAGAAAAGCCATCTCACTTGCCGCTGTCAGGAGCTTCTTAACCAGATTGCAGAAGCAGACCGTGAGGTGAATAAGCTCCGCAATCGTCTAGAAACGGAAGAAGCTGATTACTACACCCTGGAGCACTCATATGAGAGGGCTACCCAAGAGTTTGAGAAAATGAGCCAGTTCcttagagagaaagaggaagagatcCGGCAGACTAAGGAGATGTATGAGAGGCTGGTGGAACGCAAGGAAGAGGACTTGAAAGAGGCCCTTGTTAAAATGGCTGCACTTGGCAACAGCTTGGAGGAAACCGAACAAAAGTTGCAAGCTAAGGAGGAGCTTCTTTGTCAAATGAGTCAAAGCATCTTGGATAAGGCTGAGCCCTGTAGTGCTGAAAAGGATCTGCAAGCTAAGCTTGTGGTTGCGGAGGACCGCATAGCGGAGTTAGAGCAACATCTCAATGCCCTGCAGCTGGGCTATGCTGACCTACGCATGGAAAGGCAGCAAATCCCAGACCAGAGCAAAAAGACCAGGCTTAAAACATCGGCCTCCTTATCAGCAAACGCAGAACTCTTACTTTCCTTTGACAATACATCCAACACAGAGAAATACCCAGATGATAAGGAGTCTCAAGCTAAGAGACCAAGAATACGTTTTTCCAGTATTCATTGCCAAAAATACATAAATCTAGAGGGCCTGGACACTAGCCATGTGAGCACTGCCTTTGCAGACACAAGACAAACAGTGAACCAGGATATAGATGAAGAAATCCATCTAAGTGAAGGAAACCTCTCATCTGATATTCCCTTCTCTCACAGTAGTGACCCAGAGAAGTTTATCTCCATTGTACATGCTCTAGAGACCAAACTGCTAGCCACAGAGGATAAACTAAGACACCTCACACAGAATCTAGAAGAGCAACGATCCATCCAAGCAGAAGACATGTCCAAGATTGATCTAACGATGACCGAAACAAAGCCTAACGCTAATAAGGATTTCAGTTGTGGAAGTGGGATACAGAGTAGTTCTGCCAATAAGCATTATGCCAAGGCTCTGGTGTGTGTGGAAAATAGTAGAGAGAAAGTCAGAACTATTCTCAGTGGCTCTCATGATACCACTGGTTCACAGCTGCACTCGTTGTCAGAGATAGAGAACGATTTGTTCAATGCATCACTGTACATCCGACAAGGACAAAAGACGTTGGAAGAACAATCACCAGTTGTCCATCAAAATCAAGTCCCAGAGACTCTAGATAAAGAAGCCCTGCACCTCTTTGCTAAAACGTTATCATTTGAAGCAATCGTTTTGAACAAGATGGCTTTGTTAATACAGACTTCAAAGTCTGACCTCCTACAATCCCTTGCGGAGATATGGGAAGACATGGAGAACATTAAAGTGGGTGACAAAGATTGCTTGGCTATAGTTTATGCTGATGTCTTGACCAGGAAGTTGATGTTAGAAAGTGCATTCTGGAAAGAATTGGAGAAAGCTGAGACAGATGTTGCTAAATCCAAAGAGGGCAGCGTTTCAGCTGATGTAGATGTTGATACCACAGTTATCTTTAACACCTTCATTAAAGCAGAGCTGGCCTACTCTATTCAAAACCTTAAACTTTGCTATGAAGAGAAATTCCAAATACTGAAAAGGGAGTTGACTGATGCCCACGATAACCTGCATCAAAGGGAAATGGCTCTGAAAGCAATTATTGAAGCTTCCAAAAGGCCtgatttgaaaaatgtaataaaagaagtCAAAAATAACTTTGGGTTTAGTAAACAAAAGTTAGCTGACATTCACCCCCCTGAACTTGCTCCCTACATGGAGCAGATTGAAATGGAAGAGGCTAGAGGCTTGGCTGAGGAAATTGTAGACAGACACTTGGCTGGAGAAATGCCCTCTTGTGGTGTTGACTCTATAGAATCACTGCAAAATGCACATGACAACCTGGCTAATGAGCTTCAAAGACAAGCATTAATCCTCCATAAGTATGCCCAAGAGATAGAAAGTGGTGGAAACCATCCTGGACTGGCTAAAATGATCCATGCTCTTCTTGGCCACCAAACTTCACATCATTTCACAAGTACCTCTCTCTGTATGCGCGAAGCCCTAATCCAGGCTCAAGTGGCTTATGTGGCATGCAGGTTACGGGCCATGCACGAACAAGACTTGGGCTGGTGTAAACAGACTGGTCAGAACATGGATGATCTCGTCCAGCAGCACGCCCGCAATGTCAGCGCAATCCAAGAGAAATATGAAGCATCCTTACAGGATGAGCACCTCAACTTCACACAAACCGTTTCCACTCTCCAGAAGGAGAACCATACACTGAAGAGTGAGATCAGTAAGCGTGTGAACCAGCTATCCCAGCAGCAGGAGCAACTGGCTCTCCTGGAGGAGCATTTTCAGAGGGAGACAGAAGAGCTGAAGCAGAGGCACAAGCAAGAGCTAAGCCAAGCAGAGAAAGGGCGCGTCTCAACTGATCTGGCCCTCATGGAGACGACAGCTGACAGTCAACGAAAGCTAGAAGTTCTTCTAGTGGACATGGACACCATGGAGGAGCGCCATGAGGGTCATGTGAGGAAACTGGAAGAGCAGTTTGAGCAGCGGATCTGTGAGCTCCAGCATATCCACAAACAGGAGATTGAAAAGTTACATTCAGAGTATATGGAAAACATTCAGTGTATCCAAAAGCACCAACAGGATGAAAAAGGTCCTGGGGTTTCCGACTCGCCTCCTTGTGATGAGGTCGCCACGCCAATGGAAGAGGAAGAGCAGGGGAAGGGGGAGGATGCACAAATCATGTCAGAGGTGGACTCCATGGTGGTCCTGAAGGACCGCATCCAGGAGCTGGAGGCTCAGATGAGCACCATGAAGGACGAATTGGAGAGCAAGCACCTAGAAGGAGATGTGGCCAGCCTGAGAGAGAAATACCAGAGAGACTTTGAAAGTCTTAAG GCCACGTGTGAACGTGGCTTTGCAGCAATGGAAGACACACACCAGAAGCTAATACATGACCTCCAGAGGCAACATCAGAGAGAGATTTCCAAACTTATGGAAGAGCGAGAGAGACTTTTGGCTGAGGAGACTGCTGCCACAATTGCTG CTATTGAAGCGATGAAGAATGCCCACAAGGAGGAGCTGGAGAAGACCCATCGTTCCCAACTGAGTGGACTGAACTCTGACATTGATGAACTTCGCTTACAATACGA GGAGGAGCTGCAGTCCATCCACAGAGAACTGGAGGTGTTGTCAGAGCAGTACTCTCAGAAATGTCTGGAGAACGCTCACCTGGCTCAGGCACTGGAGGCCGAGAGGCAGGCCCTCCGGCAGTGTCAGAGAGAGAACCAGGAGCTAAACGCTCACAACCAG GAATTAAATAACCGACTGACTACAGAGATCACTCGGATGCGCTCCTGTTTCAGTGGTGAAACAGCGCTGTCACCACTTACCCAGGGCAAAGATGTCTATGAACTGGAG GTGTTGTTACGAATTAAGGAGTCTGAGATCCAGTATCTTAAACAAGAAATCCACTCTTTGAAAGATGAACTGCAGTCTGCTTTAAGG gacaagaaatatgcCACAGACAAATATAAGGACATCTATACAGAGCTCAGCATTGTGAAAGCAAAGGCTGACTGCGACATCTGCAAATTGAAGGAGAAGCTGCTCATTGCCACAGAAGCTTTAGGCGAGAGGATTGTCGATGGAACGGTCACATCTGGATACG atATCATGAAATCAAAAAGTAATCCCGATTTCCTGAAAAAGGAACGATCAACAACCTCCAAGCAATCAAGAGGCATAAGGTCAAAGGTGAGTGTCaagtttaataaaacatttttcttccCTAATTACAGGCATTTTGTCTCAAATTCAAACATGGAGTAA